In Amycolatopsis methanolica 239, a single genomic region encodes these proteins:
- a CDS encoding AurF N-oxygenase family protein, with translation MTRTLDDHGREKTADRLLKSSANKFYDPDVDIDWSAPLAEGKPFQLERRSSLYGTHLWDRLTEEQRLELGKHELASIASNGIFFEVLLMQLLLKEVYNSDPTTRHVQYALAEIADECRHSTMFARSVEAVGAPAYGPVKIVHRLGKLLPFIGYGPALYGSILVAEEILDRIQRESMADEDIQPLVRMVNRIHVLEEARHVTFAREEVTRGMAKLNKAELFYQRWLIAVVSFAITRSLINPRVYKAVGLNPREAWEAAMNNPHWHETLRWSGERIMAFLDDAGLVGQPGTYWWRKSFLLGAR, from the coding sequence ATGACGCGAACGCTGGACGACCACGGCCGCGAGAAGACCGCCGACCGGTTGCTGAAGTCCTCGGCCAACAAGTTCTACGACCCCGACGTCGACATCGACTGGTCCGCCCCGCTGGCCGAGGGCAAGCCCTTCCAGCTGGAGCGCCGCAGCTCGCTCTACGGCACGCACCTGTGGGACCGGCTCACCGAGGAGCAGCGGCTCGAACTGGGCAAGCACGAGCTGGCCAGCATCGCCAGCAACGGCATCTTCTTCGAGGTGCTGCTGATGCAGCTGCTGCTCAAGGAGGTCTACAACTCCGACCCGACCACGCGGCACGTGCAGTACGCGCTCGCCGAGATCGCCGACGAGTGCCGCCACTCGACGATGTTCGCGCGCTCGGTCGAAGCCGTCGGCGCGCCGGCATACGGCCCGGTGAAGATCGTGCACCGGCTGGGCAAGCTGCTGCCGTTCATTGGCTACGGGCCCGCGCTGTACGGCTCGATCCTGGTCGCCGAGGAGATCCTCGACCGGATCCAGCGGGAGAGCATGGCCGACGAGGACATCCAGCCGCTGGTGCGCATGGTCAACCGCATCCACGTGCTCGAAGAGGCGCGGCATGTGACCTTCGCCCGCGAGGAGGTCACCCGCGGCATGGCGAAGCTGAACAAGGCCGAGCTGTTCTACCAGCGCTGGCTCATCGCCGTCGTCAGCTTCGCCATCACCCGCAGCCTGATCAACCCGCGCGTCTACAAGGCGGTCGGCCTCAACCCGCGCGAGGCGTGGGAGGCGGCCATGAACAACCCGCACTGGCACGAGACCCTCCGCTGGTCCGGCGAGCGCATCATGGCGTTCCTCGACGACGCCGGTCTCGTCGGCCAGCCGGGCACGTACTGGTGGCGCAAGTCCTTCCTGCTGGGGGCCCGATGA
- a CDS encoding alpha/beta fold hydrolase: protein MTDTVPASRPSPDPGAPRVPVTRVPLSTRELPELDPKLPPWPGKTEQVGGVSLHVRRTPGAADETVLYVHGLGGSSTNWTDLAALLAPTAGGAAIDLPGFGFSEPERAFDFSLDAHAEVVARFAEGLGAGPVHLIGNSMGGAVSLLVAARHPELVKTLTLISPAMPDRRPDPRRLSDPLMALAYLPIVGRRARRKLAAYTAHQRAKLVIKLCFADPDSFPEHRMAELVEEHSARAELAWANAAMSRSTFGIFRTWFARGAASLWRVTPNVTAPTLVVWGTEDKVISVRRAARTAKLLPRGRLLVLPRTGHVAQMERPVVVAKAVLGMWEAVAAGSW, encoded by the coding sequence ATGACCGACACCGTCCCGGCTTCCCGGCCGTCCCCGGATCCCGGGGCGCCCAGGGTGCCCGTCACGCGCGTACCGCTGTCCACTCGTGAGTTACCCGAACTCGACCCGAAACTCCCGCCGTGGCCGGGGAAAACCGAGCAGGTCGGCGGCGTGTCGCTGCACGTCCGGCGCACGCCCGGCGCGGCGGACGAGACCGTCCTCTACGTGCACGGCCTGGGTGGGTCGTCGACGAACTGGACGGATCTCGCCGCCCTGCTGGCGCCGACGGCCGGGGGAGCGGCGATCGACCTGCCCGGCTTCGGGTTCTCCGAGCCGGAACGCGCCTTCGATTTCAGCCTCGACGCGCACGCCGAGGTGGTCGCCAGGTTCGCGGAGGGGCTCGGCGCGGGACCGGTGCACCTCATCGGCAACTCGATGGGCGGCGCGGTGTCGCTGCTCGTCGCGGCGCGGCACCCCGAGCTGGTCAAGACGCTGACGTTGATCTCGCCCGCGATGCCGGACCGGCGGCCGGACCCGCGGCGGCTGTCCGACCCGCTGATGGCGCTGGCCTACCTGCCGATCGTCGGCCGCCGCGCCCGGCGCAAGCTCGCCGCCTACACCGCGCACCAGCGGGCCAAGCTGGTCATCAAGCTGTGCTTCGCCGACCCGGACTCCTTCCCCGAGCACCGGATGGCCGAGCTGGTCGAGGAGCACAGCGCCCGCGCCGAGCTGGCCTGGGCGAACGCGGCGATGTCGCGGAGCACGTTCGGGATCTTCCGGACCTGGTTCGCGCGGGGCGCGGCGTCGCTGTGGCGGGTGACGCCCAACGTGACGGCTCCCACGCTGGTCGTGTGGGGCACCGAGGACAAGGTGATCTCGGTCCGCCGGGCGGCGCGGACCGCGAAGCTGCTGCCGCGCGGGCGGCTCCTCGTGTTGCCGCGGACCGGCCACGTGGCGCAGATGGAACGCCCGGTTGTCGTAGCGAAGGCTGTTCTGGGTATGTGGGAGGCGGTCGCCGCCGGTTCGTGGTAG
- a CDS encoding TetR/AcrR family transcriptional regulator yields the protein MTETAAAQQRGVRLPRTERRAQLLAAAQRVFSANGYHAAAMDEIAEQAGVSKPVLYQHFPGKLDLYTALLENHVDELVARVSEALASTTDNKLRVRAAVGAFFDFVASETGAFRMIFESDLRGEPVVQEAVDRATTECVNAITDTITADAGLDEGRARLLAVGLVGLSQVSARFWLAHHSTMSREEAVSLTATLAWRGIGGGFPLQHTPGEPA from the coding sequence ATGACGGAGACTGCGGCGGCGCAACAGCGGGGAGTCCGGCTACCCCGGACCGAGCGGCGCGCTCAGCTTCTGGCCGCGGCGCAGCGAGTCTTCTCGGCAAACGGGTACCACGCGGCGGCCATGGACGAGATCGCCGAGCAGGCGGGGGTCAGCAAGCCGGTGCTGTACCAGCACTTCCCGGGCAAGCTGGACCTCTACACCGCGCTGCTGGAGAACCACGTCGACGAGCTGGTCGCGCGCGTCAGCGAGGCGCTCGCCTCGACCACCGACAACAAGCTCCGCGTGCGGGCCGCCGTCGGCGCCTTCTTCGACTTCGTCGCCAGCGAGACCGGCGCCTTCCGGATGATCTTCGAATCCGACCTGCGGGGCGAGCCCGTCGTGCAGGAGGCCGTCGACCGCGCCACCACCGAGTGCGTCAACGCGATCACGGACACCATCACCGCCGACGCGGGCCTGGACGAGGGCCGGGCGCGCCTGCTGGCGGTCGGCCTGGTCGGGTTGAGCCAGGTCAGCGCCCGGTTCTGGCTGGCCCACCACAGCACGATGAGCCGCGAGGAGGCGGTGTCACTCACCGCGACGCTCGCCTGGCGCGGCATCGGCGGCGGCTTCCCGCTCCAGCACACGCCAGGCGAGCCCGCCTAG
- a CDS encoding DUF4873 domain-containing protein produces the protein MSADDEDGYTGPATVVVEGAEVPVEVELRGHFQPIDGYYRWYGRIAPNAELDTLCGGRKKKGEIRTPDGSATGELSDPDPWGRYRILGTSTPPFTVPKTLAELAE, from the coding sequence ATGTCAGCTGACGACGAAGACGGCTACACCGGTCCCGCGACCGTGGTGGTGGAGGGCGCCGAGGTGCCGGTCGAGGTGGAGCTGCGAGGCCACTTCCAGCCCATCGACGGCTACTACCGCTGGTACGGCCGCATCGCGCCGAACGCCGAACTGGACACCCTGTGCGGCGGCCGGAAGAAGAAGGGCGAGATCCGCACCCCGGACGGCTCCGCCACGGGCGAGCTGTCCGACCCCGACCCGTGGGGCCGCTACCGCATCCTGGGCACGAGCACACCGCCGTTCACGGTGCCGAAGACACTCGCCGAACTGGCGGAATGA
- a CDS encoding TIGR02569 family protein → MPDGPRAGQPPATVLMAFGLQHTTPEPLPGGRAHRCGDTVLTPVRDRPKALWLAGTMHALDVPDLRIARPQRARDGRWIVAGWAARRYLDGAPEHRHDEIMLAALKLARALDGLPRPRHLAARTDPDGIADRVAWGEAEVPVDEAKGGRWFEVLAVARRPVGLPDQVVPGDLFGAVLFDGDAPPGIVDFDPFYRPAEWGAAVAAVDAVAWGDAAPDFLQRWSHLPEWPQLLLRAVLFRLAGNALSPRATAASLDGLRAAAAAVSEIL, encoded by the coding sequence GTGCCCGACGGTCCGAGAGCAGGTCAGCCACCGGCGACTGTCCTGATGGCGTTCGGCCTCCAGCACACCACCCCCGAGCCGCTGCCGGGCGGCCGTGCGCACCGCTGCGGCGACACCGTCCTGACCCCCGTGCGGGACCGGCCGAAGGCGCTCTGGCTCGCCGGCACCATGCACGCCCTCGACGTCCCCGACCTGCGCATCGCCCGGCCGCAGCGGGCCAGGGACGGGCGGTGGATCGTCGCCGGGTGGGCGGCCCGCCGCTACCTCGACGGCGCGCCTGAGCACCGGCACGACGAGATCATGCTCGCCGCCCTCAAGCTGGCCCGCGCCCTCGACGGCCTGCCGCGCCCGAGGCACCTCGCCGCGCGCACCGATCCGGACGGGATCGCCGACCGCGTCGCGTGGGGTGAGGCCGAGGTGCCGGTCGACGAGGCCAAGGGCGGCCGCTGGTTCGAGGTCCTCGCGGTGGCGCGAAGACCCGTGGGGCTGCCGGACCAGGTCGTGCCGGGCGACCTCTTCGGCGCCGTCCTCTTCGACGGTGACGCCCCGCCCGGCATCGTCGACTTCGACCCGTTCTACCGGCCCGCCGAATGGGGCGCCGCGGTCGCCGCCGTCGACGCGGTGGCCTGGGGCGACGCCGCCCCCGACTTCCTGCAGCGCTGGTCCCACCTGCCGGAATGGCCCCAGCTCCTGCTGCGCGCCGTGCTGTTCCGGTTGGCGGGCAACGCCCTCAGCCCCCGCGCCACGGCCGCTTCCCTGGACGGTTTGCGTGCGGCCGCGGCCGCGGTGAGTGAGATCCTGTAG
- a CDS encoding TetR/AcrR family transcriptional regulator codes for MRRVTDRVKRSGKHPSAGEPATGDARRDRWRKHRVERRAEFVEAALKALDERGPDLAMDDVAVAAGVTKPVLYRHFADKADLYDALGQRGTELLFSRLVPAINAELAPVPRIRMALDAFFTVIEEHPNLYRLLVRGSFAGKPADADVVAEDKELIATALTALLGDYMRMFNMDSGAAEPWAYGIVGMVQNTGEWWLERRSMSRDSVVEYLTQIIWAAIDGLARQHGVTIDPNKPLEENKIVQLGRVRPKEETDVS; via the coding sequence ATGAGGCGCGTGACGGATCGTGTCAAGCGCAGCGGCAAGCACCCTTCGGCAGGCGAGCCTGCGACCGGCGACGCGCGCCGGGACCGGTGGCGCAAGCACCGGGTCGAGCGCCGGGCCGAGTTCGTCGAGGCGGCGCTGAAAGCGCTGGACGAGCGCGGTCCGGACCTGGCGATGGACGACGTGGCGGTCGCCGCCGGGGTCACCAAACCGGTGCTGTACCGGCACTTCGCGGACAAGGCCGACCTGTACGACGCGCTCGGCCAGCGGGGCACCGAGCTGCTGTTCTCGCGCCTGGTCCCGGCGATCAACGCGGAACTGGCGCCGGTGCCGCGGATCCGCATGGCGCTGGACGCGTTCTTCACCGTGATCGAGGAGCACCCGAACCTGTACCGGCTGCTGGTGCGCGGCTCGTTCGCGGGCAAGCCGGCCGACGCCGACGTGGTGGCCGAGGACAAGGAACTGATCGCAACCGCGCTGACCGCCCTGCTCGGCGACTACATGCGGATGTTCAACATGGACTCCGGCGCGGCCGAGCCGTGGGCGTACGGGATCGTCGGGATGGTCCAGAACACCGGTGAGTGGTGGCTGGAGCGCCGGTCGATGAGCCGGGACAGCGTCGTGGAGTACCTGACGCAGATCATCTGGGCCGCCATCGACGGGCTGGCCCGCCAGCACGGGGTCACGATCGACCCGAACAAGCCGCTGGAGGAGAACAAGATCGTCCAGCTCGGACGGGTGCGCCCGAAGGAGGAGACGGATGTCAGCTGA
- a CDS encoding DUF3107 domain-containing protein — protein sequence MEVKIGIKDTPRELVVSSGQSAEEVEKLVADALKTEDGLFSLTDEKGRKFLVPSDRIAYVEIAPSDVRRVGFAVGS from the coding sequence GTGGAGGTCAAGATCGGCATCAAGGACACCCCGCGTGAGCTGGTGGTGTCTAGTGGCCAGTCCGCCGAGGAGGTCGAGAAGCTGGTCGCCGACGCGCTGAAGACCGAGGACGGCCTGTTCAGCCTCACCGACGAGAAGGGCCGCAAGTTCCTGGTCCCGTCGGACCGGATCGCCTACGTCGAGATCGCGCCCTCGGACGTGCGCCGGGTCGGGTTCGCGGTCGGTTCGTGA
- a CDS encoding DEAD/DEAH box helicase, with amino-acid sequence MALDHSETGVPDTDTSHPLQADHVEPATPTFAELGVRPEIVRALAEAGIEHTFAIQALTLPLALAGDDLIGQARTGMGKTLGFGVPLLQRLVSPGDGTPQALVVVPTRELCLQVTRDLTDAAKHLDVRTLAIYGGRPYEQQISALRKGVDVVVGTPGRLLDLAEQKALVLGKVRALVLDEADEMLDLGFLPDIERILGMVPEQRQTMLFSATMPDPIIKLARTFLNRPTHVRAEENDSSAVHERTTQFAYRAHSLDKPELIARVLQAKDRGLTMIFTRTKRTAQKVADDLAERGFAAAAVHGDLGQGAREQALRAFRSGKVDVLVATDVAARGIDVTDVTHVINYQTPEDESTYVHRIGRTGRAGKTGVAITLVDWDDLHRWQAINDALKLGMAEPVETYSTSKHLFSDLDIPEDATGRLPLSKRTRAGLAAEPEEQMGGRRRSGGAPTRNRRRTRGAAKTGEGAQAEATGEPSGEERRPRRRTRGGKAVSDTSGPAEKGPTEREGGEAAERPARRRRRRRSGSASATANTSDTPGSAD; translated from the coding sequence GTGGCCCTCGATCACAGCGAGACGGGCGTCCCGGACACCGACACCTCCCACCCCCTGCAGGCCGACCACGTCGAACCGGCCACCCCGACCTTCGCCGAGCTGGGCGTCCGCCCCGAGATCGTGCGCGCGCTCGCCGAGGCGGGCATCGAGCACACCTTCGCCATCCAGGCCCTCACGCTGCCGCTCGCGCTGGCCGGCGACGACCTGATCGGCCAGGCCCGCACCGGCATGGGCAAGACGCTGGGCTTCGGCGTCCCGCTGCTGCAGCGCCTGGTCTCCCCCGGCGACGGCACCCCGCAGGCCCTCGTGGTCGTCCCGACCCGCGAGCTGTGCCTGCAGGTCACCCGCGACCTCACCGACGCGGCCAAGCACCTGGACGTGCGCACGCTGGCGATCTACGGCGGCCGCCCCTACGAGCAGCAGATCAGCGCCCTGCGCAAGGGCGTCGACGTGGTCGTCGGCACCCCGGGCCGCCTGCTGGACCTGGCCGAGCAGAAGGCGCTGGTCCTCGGCAAGGTCCGCGCGCTGGTGCTCGACGAGGCCGACGAGATGCTCGACCTGGGCTTCCTGCCCGACATCGAGCGCATCCTCGGCATGGTGCCCGAACAGCGGCAGACCATGCTGTTCTCGGCCACGATGCCGGACCCGATCATCAAACTGGCCCGCACCTTCCTCAACCGCCCGACGCACGTGCGGGCCGAGGAGAACGACTCCAGCGCGGTGCACGAGCGCACCACCCAGTTCGCCTACCGGGCGCACTCGCTCGACAAGCCCGAGCTGATCGCCCGCGTGCTGCAGGCCAAGGACCGCGGCCTGACGATGATCTTCACCCGCACCAAGCGCACCGCGCAGAAGGTGGCCGACGACCTCGCCGAGCGGGGGTTCGCCGCCGCCGCGGTGCACGGTGACCTCGGCCAGGGGGCCCGCGAGCAGGCGCTGCGCGCGTTCCGGTCCGGCAAGGTCGACGTGCTGGTCGCCACCGACGTGGCCGCCCGCGGTATCGACGTCACCGACGTGACGCACGTGATCAACTACCAGACGCCCGAGGACGAGAGCACGTACGTGCACCGCATCGGCCGCACCGGCCGCGCGGGCAAGACCGGTGTCGCGATCACCCTGGTCGACTGGGATGACCTGCACCGCTGGCAGGCCATCAACGACGCGCTCAAGCTCGGCATGGCCGAGCCGGTGGAGACGTACTCGACGTCGAAGCACCTGTTCAGCGACCTGGACATCCCGGAGGACGCCACCGGGCGGCTGCCGCTGTCCAAGCGCACCCGCGCCGGCCTTGCCGCCGAGCCGGAGGAGCAGATGGGCGGCCGCCGCCGGAGCGGCGGCGCGCCCACCCGCAACCGTCGCCGCACCCGCGGCGCCGCGAAGACCGGCGAGGGCGCGCAGGCCGAGGCGACCGGCGAGCCGTCGGGTGAGGAGCGCCGTCCGCGCCGCCGCACCCGCGGTGGCAAGGCGGTCAGCGACACCTCGGGTCCGGCCGAGAAGGGCCCGACCGAGCGTGAAGGCGGCGAGGCCGCGGAGCGTCCCGCCCGTCGCCGCCGCCGTCGCCGTTCGGGCTCGGCCAGCGCGACGGCGAACACGTCTGATACACCGGGTTCGGCAGACTGA
- a CDS encoding DUF3152 domain-containing protein encodes MQYAPPSGRSSVRLSEDRYRPRARRVQAEPLAASWKPPQAQLEQDPEQARRERRRKGKVGRLVGAYGWRVYALPVLVVITVLVVFNTATEPPQTNSAAETVDGGAAQGGDSALSEQPATPRDLNIPTAELPTGGDFTQSGSMAYHVVPVPNDGVSGKEAGSGGKLYHYTIEVENGIDAASYAGDDAFASAVERTLSDVRSWIGTGKVKLQRVGADYPDIDFRVSLTTPDTAKRPDVCGFSIPFPTSCYSRSFDHRVVINLARWVRGGLAFTDLGMYRQYAINHEVGHALGKSHVGCQENGALAPVMMQQTFGVSNNYVAQLNAVDQYNSKAVPADGKTCVPNAWPVLQFGDSAPAG; translated from the coding sequence GTGCAGTACGCGCCCCCGTCGGGCCGGTCGTCGGTTCGTCTGAGCGAGGACCGCTACCGGCCGCGTGCGCGGCGCGTGCAGGCCGAGCCGCTCGCCGCGTCGTGGAAGCCGCCGCAGGCGCAGCTCGAGCAGGACCCGGAGCAAGCCCGCCGGGAGCGGCGCCGCAAGGGCAAGGTGGGCCGTCTCGTCGGCGCCTACGGCTGGCGCGTGTACGCGCTGCCGGTCCTCGTCGTGATCACCGTCCTGGTGGTGTTCAACACCGCGACGGAGCCGCCGCAGACGAACTCCGCGGCGGAGACCGTCGACGGCGGCGCCGCGCAGGGCGGGGACAGCGCGCTCTCCGAACAACCGGCCACGCCGCGCGACCTCAACATCCCCACTGCCGAGCTGCCGACCGGCGGTGATTTCACGCAGAGCGGCTCCATGGCCTACCACGTCGTCCCGGTGCCGAACGACGGCGTGAGCGGCAAGGAGGCCGGCAGCGGCGGGAAGCTGTACCACTACACGATCGAGGTCGAGAACGGCATCGACGCGGCCAGTTACGCCGGCGACGACGCCTTCGCCAGTGCCGTGGAGCGGACGCTGTCGGACGTGCGCAGCTGGATCGGCACCGGCAAGGTCAAGCTGCAGCGGGTCGGCGCGGACTACCCGGACATTGATTTCCGCGTGAGCCTCACCACCCCGGACACCGCCAAGCGACCGGACGTGTGCGGGTTCAGCATCCCGTTCCCGACCTCCTGCTACTCGCGGAGCTTCGACCACCGCGTGGTGATCAACCTCGCCAGGTGGGTCCGCGGCGGGCTCGCGTTCACCGACCTCGGGATGTACCGGCAGTACGCGATCAACCACGAGGTCGGGCACGCGCTGGGGAAATCGCACGTGGGCTGCCAGGAGAACGGCGCGCTGGCGCCCGTGATGATGCAGCAGACCTTCGGCGTGTCGAACAACTACGTGGCCCAGCTGAACGCGGTCGACCAGTACAACTCGAAGGCCGTGCCTGCCGACGGCAAGACCTGCGTCCCGAACGCCTGGCCGGTGCTGCAGTTCGGCGATTCGGCCCCCGCCGGCTGA
- the moeZ gene encoding adenylyltransferase/sulfurtransferase MoeZ has product MAGTLPPLVEPAAELTKEEVARYSRHLIIPDVGMDGQKRLKNAKVLVIGAGGLGSPALLYLAAAGVGTLGVIDFDVVDESNLQRQVIHGQSDIGKPKAVSAKESIAEINPFVNVILHTEQLTTANALDVFRGYDLILDGTDNFATRYLVNDAAVLLGKPYVWGSIFRFEGQVSVFWEDAPNGQGLNYRDLYPEPPPPGMVPSCAEGGVLGVLCASIGSIMVTEAIKLITGIGEPLLGRLISYDALEMKYREVKIRKDPETPKITELIDYEAFCGVVSDEAQQAASGSTITPAELKAKFDAGENFELIDVREPHEYEIVNIKGAKLIPKDRILSGEALAELPQDKPIVLHCKSGARSAEALAALHRAGFKDATHLGGGVLAWARQIDQSLPTY; this is encoded by the coding sequence ATGGCAGGCACGCTGCCGCCGCTCGTGGAGCCGGCGGCCGAACTCACCAAGGAAGAGGTGGCCCGCTACAGTCGGCACCTGATCATCCCGGATGTCGGGATGGACGGGCAGAAGCGGCTGAAGAACGCGAAGGTGCTGGTCATCGGCGCGGGCGGCCTCGGCAGCCCCGCGCTGCTGTACCTCGCCGCCGCGGGCGTCGGCACGCTCGGTGTCATCGACTTCGACGTCGTCGACGAGTCGAACCTGCAGCGCCAGGTCATCCACGGCCAGTCCGACATCGGCAAGCCCAAGGCCGTCTCGGCCAAGGAGTCGATCGCCGAGATCAACCCGTTCGTCAACGTCATCCTGCACACCGAGCAGCTGACCACCGCGAACGCGCTCGACGTCTTCCGCGGCTACGACCTGATCCTGGACGGCACGGACAACTTCGCGACCCGTTACCTGGTCAACGACGCCGCCGTGCTGCTGGGCAAGCCGTACGTGTGGGGTTCGATCTTCCGGTTCGAGGGCCAGGTCAGCGTGTTCTGGGAGGACGCGCCGAACGGTCAGGGCCTGAACTACCGCGACCTCTACCCCGAGCCGCCGCCTCCGGGCATGGTCCCCTCGTGCGCCGAGGGTGGCGTGCTGGGCGTGCTGTGCGCCTCGATCGGCTCGATCATGGTGACCGAGGCGATCAAGCTGATCACCGGCATCGGCGAGCCGCTGCTCGGCCGCCTGATCAGCTACGACGCGCTGGAGATGAAGTACCGCGAGGTCAAGATCCGCAAGGACCCGGAGACGCCGAAGATCACCGAGCTGATCGACTACGAGGCGTTCTGCGGTGTCGTGTCGGACGAGGCGCAGCAGGCGGCGTCGGGCAGCACCATCACCCCGGCGGAGCTGAAGGCCAAGTTCGACGCGGGTGAGAACTTCGAGCTCATCGACGTCCGCGAGCCGCACGAGTACGAGATCGTGAACATCAAGGGCGCCAAGCTGATCCCGAAGGACCGCATCCTGTCGGGTGAGGCGCTGGCGGAGCTGCCGCAGGACAAGCCGATCGTCCTGCACTGCAAGTCGGGCGCCCGCTCGGCGGAGGCGCTGGCGGCGCTGCACCGGGCCGGGTTCAAGGACGCCACGCACCTCGGTGGCGGCGTGCTCGCCTGGGCGCGGCAGATCGACCAGAGCCTGCCGACGTACTGA
- a CDS encoding ferritin-like fold-containing protein — MTREISEGVVDLLGVIAYGELSAFDRMAEDARKAPTLSGRAALSAMAAAEIGHYEMLAKFLAEHGRRVEDAMAPFVARFDAWHASTAPKSWLESLVKAYVGDGLAADLYREVGSWLDPETKDLVVTVLADTGHSAFAEREVAAGIEADPKTRDKLALWGRRLLGEALTQAQYVVAERDPLAELIVSGSGDLSGIAGLFRRLQQGHTKRMQVLGLG; from the coding sequence GTGACACGAGAGATCAGCGAAGGCGTCGTCGACCTGCTCGGGGTCATCGCCTATGGCGAATTGTCCGCGTTCGACCGGATGGCGGAGGACGCGCGGAAGGCGCCCACCCTGTCCGGGCGCGCCGCGCTGTCGGCGATGGCGGCCGCCGAGATCGGGCATTACGAAATGCTGGCGAAGTTCCTCGCCGAGCACGGCAGGCGTGTCGAGGACGCGATGGCGCCGTTCGTGGCCCGGTTCGACGCCTGGCACGCGTCCACCGCGCCCAAGTCGTGGCTGGAATCGCTGGTCAAGGCCTACGTCGGGGACGGGCTGGCGGCGGACCTCTACCGCGAGGTGGGCAGCTGGCTGGACCCGGAGACCAAGGACCTGGTGGTCACGGTGCTCGCAGACACCGGGCACTCGGCGTTCGCCGAGCGGGAGGTCGCCGCGGGCATCGAGGCCGACCCCAAGACACGCGACAAGCTGGCGCTGTGGGGGCGGCGGCTGCTCGGCGAGGCGCTCACCCAGGCGCAATACGTGGTCGCCGAGCGGGACCCGCTGGCCGAGCTGATCGTGTCCGGCTCGGGCGACCTTTCGGGAATCGCCGGGCTCTTCCGCCGGTTGCAGCAGGGGCACACCAAACGGATGCAGGTGCTCGGGCTGGGCTAG
- a CDS encoding alpha/beta fold hydrolase has protein sequence MTATVRRRGTDRRFTTSDGTALHVELSGPRDAAVTLVLVHAWTQDHLEWDPVLPLLPTGVQVLRYDHRGHGWSEPAKPGTATVAQLADDLAELIAELAPEGRLVLAGHSMGGMTVMALAERHPELVESRVDGVVFIATSCCDMDRLTLGLNGRAGRVAARVDKTFGRLLNRWGAERVPIPAPLARPSVKWLAFGKKVRRADVRAMTEQFLRAHPRSVGGFRDSMSDHDRRKALATLREKPTVVMVGDRDRITPVHHARVIAEELPEAEFVLFPGAGHELTYERTREVAKRLSRLLEN, from the coding sequence ATGACGGCGACGGTCCGTCGGAGGGGGACGGACCGTCGCTTCACCACGAGCGACGGCACCGCCCTCCACGTCGAGCTGTCCGGACCGCGCGACGCCGCGGTCACCCTGGTGCTGGTGCACGCGTGGACGCAGGACCACCTGGAGTGGGACCCGGTCCTGCCGCTGCTGCCGACTGGCGTCCAGGTGCTGCGCTACGACCACCGCGGGCACGGCTGGTCGGAGCCGGCGAAGCCGGGGACGGCGACGGTCGCGCAGCTGGCCGACGACCTCGCCGAGCTGATCGCGGAGCTGGCGCCGGAGGGCAGGCTCGTCCTGGCCGGGCATTCGATGGGCGGGATGACCGTGATGGCGCTCGCCGAGCGGCACCCGGAGCTGGTCGAATCACGGGTGGACGGGGTCGTGTTCATCGCCACCTCGTGCTGCGACATGGACCGGCTCACGCTCGGGCTGAACGGGCGGGCCGGCCGGGTGGCCGCGCGCGTCGACAAGACGTTCGGGCGACTGCTGAACCGTTGGGGCGCCGAGCGCGTGCCGATCCCCGCGCCGCTGGCCCGGCCGTCGGTGAAGTGGCTGGCGTTCGGGAAGAAGGTGCGGCGGGCCGACGTGCGGGCGATGACGGAGCAGTTCCTGCGTGCCCACCCGCGCAGCGTCGGCGGCTTCCGGGACTCGATGTCCGACCACGACCGGCGCAAGGCGCTCGCGACGCTGCGGGAGAAGCCGACCGTGGTCATGGTCGGCGACCGGGACAGGATCACGCCGGTGCACCACGCGCGCGTGATCGCCGAGGAACTGCCGGAGGCGGAGTTCGTGCTCTTCCCCGGGGCGGGTCACGAGCTGACCTACGAGCGGACGCGCGAGGTCGCGAAGCGGCTGAGCCGCCTGCTGGAGAACTAG